From the Dunckerocampus dactyliophorus isolate RoL2022-P2 chromosome 12, RoL_Ddac_1.1, whole genome shotgun sequence genome, one window contains:
- the tiparp gene encoding protein mono-ADP-ribosyltransferase TIPARP isoform X1: protein MCAPADLTHQRGQRPERAEKALLHKTVEGYVGNMAKTLHILQKSTDGVSTGISLDVSLNVDEGEDFTEQSIVGLSDKIPLVKPYFKKKQRKLDAKCLHRALEEPILTTLLSSDMPGDGVFVPRSQAGRTPGNLCAAAAAKQNCMGPVCGLKDSPAADNTAPGTAVLMPAGGDVEMADTTAELEETERRGERPKTGLRASGSPLTITSASRDVPPIAAPQGSHQEGAIKSNDLQAPPVKNCTALQDTHPLLMQAPQPDKGELFQDKSEEASLDLVFELLTQLQYHTHQSDSVDICVGFLQGQCVYGSDCAHHHTVLPYHWQIHRSDTQMWQSIADESQEQLERLYCNPDNDKVRLKYHGSVFSLDFGAMRVGDLKFDRVRRLTTPPSPFPMPGTNSGPTPSCHTVWKYYCRDNFGWREYSEPVVKLIEKATVRGLKEVRFITLQNQYILNIREGFQQNAMFGFRRQIKKRPMFMSPVMLAPLLETLGGLSSPPLSCSSSSSTSTVSLMDLSASHPLSPTTSNLPTLFPETWLPMAMSQDFLQVPMSRDDRSYRTVYSLFHKTVSETKFRIIKILRVQNPFLWEKYKRKKEYMSRRMSEMDRLLSERHLFHGTSADVVEGICKHNFDPRVCGKHATMFGQGSYFARKAVYSHNFSKRSPKGVHCMFLAKVLTGRFTVGNPSMRRPPPINLRDPSSDLYDSCVDNWVDPQIYVIFNDDQSYPYFIIHYEEVPSTVAL from the exons ATGTGCGCACCAGCAGATTTAACGCACCAAAGAGGGCAGAGACCTGAAAGAGCTGAAAAGGCTTTATTGCACAA GACCGTCGAGGGTTACGTGGGCAACATGGCTAAAACTTTGCACATTCTGCAGAAATCCACAGACGGTGTGTCGACTGGGATCTCCCTGGATGTGAGCTTAAATGTGGACGAAGGGGAGGATTTCACGGAACAGTCGATAGTAGGACTCTCAGACAAAATACCTCTGGTGAAACCTTATTTCAAAAAGAAACAGAGGAAATTAGATGCCAAATGCCTTCACCGCGCCTTGGAGGAGCCCATCTTGACCACTCTGCTCAGCAGCGACATGCCGGGGGATGGTGTGTTTGTGCCGCGGAGCCAGGCTGGACGCACCCCGGGGAACCTGTGTGCGGCGGCCGCGGCCAAACAGAACTGCATGGGCCCAGTGTGTGGCTTGAAAGACTCGCCGGCTGCTGACAACACTGCACCGGGGACTGCAGTGTTGATGCCTGCAGGCGGTGATGTAGAGATGGCCGATACTACTGCGGAGCTGGAGGAGACGGAGCGGCGAGGGGAGCGACCCAAGACAGGCCTCAGGGCTTCAGGGAGCCCGTTAACAATAACGTCTGCCAGCAGGGATGTTCCTCCTATAGCTGCACCACAAGGTTCACACCAGGAGGGAGCCATCAAAAGTAATGACCTCCaagccccccctgttaaaaacTGCACTGCCCTCCAGGACACCCACCCCCTACTCATGCAAGCCCCTCAACCTGACAAAGGAGAGCTTTTTCAGGATAAAAGTGAAGAGGCTTCCTTGGACCTAGTTTTCGAGCTGCTCACCCAGCTTCAGtatcacacacaccagtcagactcaGTGGACAtttgtgtgggtttcctccaaGGACAATGTGTTTATGGTAGTGACTGTGCCCACCACCACACTGTCCTGCCCTACCACTGGCAGATCCACAGGAGCGACACGCAAATGTGGCAAAGCATAGCAGATGAATCCCAGGAACAGCTGGAGAGATTGTACTGCAACCCGGACAATGACAAAGTCAGGCTGAAGTATCA CGGGTCAGTGTTTTCCCTGGACTTTGGAGCCATGCGGGTTGGTGACCTGAAGTTTGACCGCGTCCGCCGGCTGACCACTCCCCCCAGTCCATTCCCCATGCCAGGGACAAACTCAGGCCCCACCCCCAGCTGTCACACAGTGTGGAAGTACTACTGCAGAGACAACTTTGGCTGGAGGGAATACTCTGAG CCGGTGGTGAAGCTCATCGAAAAGGCAACTGTGAGGGGTCTCAAGGAGGTGCGATTCATTACGCTCCAGAACCAGTACATCCTGAACATCAGGGAGGGCTTCCAGCAGAATGCCATGTTTGGCTTCAGGCGTCAGATCAAAAAGCGACCCATGTTCATGTCGCCGGTGATGCTCGCACCCCTCTTAGA GACTTTGGGTGGCCTCTCTTCACCTCCACTGTCctgttcttcctcctcttccacaTCCACCGTCTCATTGATGGATCTCTCGGCGTCGCATCCTCTCTCCCCGACGACCAGCAATCTGCCCACCCTTTTTCCCGAGACATGGTTGCCCATGGCGATGAGCCAAGACTTTCTGCAGGTGCCGATGTCCCGTGACGACCGCAGCTACAGGACCGTATACAGCTTATTCCACAAGACCGTGTCGGAGACAAAGTTTAGGATAATCAAGATCCTTCGGGTGCAGAACCCTTTCCTCTGGGAGAAGTACAAGAG GAAGAAGGAGTACATGTCCCGGCGTATGTCCGAGATGGACCGGCTGCTGAGCGAGCGCCACCTCTTCCACGGCACCTCAGCAGACGTGGTGGAAGGCATCTGCAAGCACAACTTTGACCCGCGCGTCTGCGGCAAACACGCCACCATGTTCGGCCAAGGCTCCTACTTTGCCCGCAAGGCCGTCTACTCACACAATTTCTCCAAGCGCTCACCCAAAGGAGTTCACTGCATGTTCTTGGCCAAAGTTCTCACTGGCAG GTTTACTGTAGGAAACCCTTCGATGCGGCGACCGCCCCCCATCAACCTCCGAGATCCCTCCAGTGACCTTTATGACTCCTGTGTGGACAACTGGGTGGATCCTCAGATCTACGTAATCTTCAACGATGACCAGAGCTACCCTTACTTTATCATTCATTACGAGGAGGTACCCAGCACTGTTGCCCTCTGA
- the tiparp gene encoding protein mono-ADP-ribosyltransferase TIPARP isoform X2 yields the protein MAKTLHILQKSTDGVSTGISLDVSLNVDEGEDFTEQSIVGLSDKIPLVKPYFKKKQRKLDAKCLHRALEEPILTTLLSSDMPGDGVFVPRSQAGRTPGNLCAAAAAKQNCMGPVCGLKDSPAADNTAPGTAVLMPAGGDVEMADTTAELEETERRGERPKTGLRASGSPLTITSASRDVPPIAAPQGSHQEGAIKSNDLQAPPVKNCTALQDTHPLLMQAPQPDKGELFQDKSEEASLDLVFELLTQLQYHTHQSDSVDICVGFLQGQCVYGSDCAHHHTVLPYHWQIHRSDTQMWQSIADESQEQLERLYCNPDNDKVRLKYHGSVFSLDFGAMRVGDLKFDRVRRLTTPPSPFPMPGTNSGPTPSCHTVWKYYCRDNFGWREYSEPVVKLIEKATVRGLKEVRFITLQNQYILNIREGFQQNAMFGFRRQIKKRPMFMSPVMLAPLLETLGGLSSPPLSCSSSSSTSTVSLMDLSASHPLSPTTSNLPTLFPETWLPMAMSQDFLQVPMSRDDRSYRTVYSLFHKTVSETKFRIIKILRVQNPFLWEKYKRKKEYMSRRMSEMDRLLSERHLFHGTSADVVEGICKHNFDPRVCGKHATMFGQGSYFARKAVYSHNFSKRSPKGVHCMFLAKVLTGRFTVGNPSMRRPPPINLRDPSSDLYDSCVDNWVDPQIYVIFNDDQSYPYFIIHYEEVPSTVAL from the exons ATGGCTAAAACTTTGCACATTCTGCAGAAATCCACAGACGGTGTGTCGACTGGGATCTCCCTGGATGTGAGCTTAAATGTGGACGAAGGGGAGGATTTCACGGAACAGTCGATAGTAGGACTCTCAGACAAAATACCTCTGGTGAAACCTTATTTCAAAAAGAAACAGAGGAAATTAGATGCCAAATGCCTTCACCGCGCCTTGGAGGAGCCCATCTTGACCACTCTGCTCAGCAGCGACATGCCGGGGGATGGTGTGTTTGTGCCGCGGAGCCAGGCTGGACGCACCCCGGGGAACCTGTGTGCGGCGGCCGCGGCCAAACAGAACTGCATGGGCCCAGTGTGTGGCTTGAAAGACTCGCCGGCTGCTGACAACACTGCACCGGGGACTGCAGTGTTGATGCCTGCAGGCGGTGATGTAGAGATGGCCGATACTACTGCGGAGCTGGAGGAGACGGAGCGGCGAGGGGAGCGACCCAAGACAGGCCTCAGGGCTTCAGGGAGCCCGTTAACAATAACGTCTGCCAGCAGGGATGTTCCTCCTATAGCTGCACCACAAGGTTCACACCAGGAGGGAGCCATCAAAAGTAATGACCTCCaagccccccctgttaaaaacTGCACTGCCCTCCAGGACACCCACCCCCTACTCATGCAAGCCCCTCAACCTGACAAAGGAGAGCTTTTTCAGGATAAAAGTGAAGAGGCTTCCTTGGACCTAGTTTTCGAGCTGCTCACCCAGCTTCAGtatcacacacaccagtcagactcaGTGGACAtttgtgtgggtttcctccaaGGACAATGTGTTTATGGTAGTGACTGTGCCCACCACCACACTGTCCTGCCCTACCACTGGCAGATCCACAGGAGCGACACGCAAATGTGGCAAAGCATAGCAGATGAATCCCAGGAACAGCTGGAGAGATTGTACTGCAACCCGGACAATGACAAAGTCAGGCTGAAGTATCA CGGGTCAGTGTTTTCCCTGGACTTTGGAGCCATGCGGGTTGGTGACCTGAAGTTTGACCGCGTCCGCCGGCTGACCACTCCCCCCAGTCCATTCCCCATGCCAGGGACAAACTCAGGCCCCACCCCCAGCTGTCACACAGTGTGGAAGTACTACTGCAGAGACAACTTTGGCTGGAGGGAATACTCTGAG CCGGTGGTGAAGCTCATCGAAAAGGCAACTGTGAGGGGTCTCAAGGAGGTGCGATTCATTACGCTCCAGAACCAGTACATCCTGAACATCAGGGAGGGCTTCCAGCAGAATGCCATGTTTGGCTTCAGGCGTCAGATCAAAAAGCGACCCATGTTCATGTCGCCGGTGATGCTCGCACCCCTCTTAGA GACTTTGGGTGGCCTCTCTTCACCTCCACTGTCctgttcttcctcctcttccacaTCCACCGTCTCATTGATGGATCTCTCGGCGTCGCATCCTCTCTCCCCGACGACCAGCAATCTGCCCACCCTTTTTCCCGAGACATGGTTGCCCATGGCGATGAGCCAAGACTTTCTGCAGGTGCCGATGTCCCGTGACGACCGCAGCTACAGGACCGTATACAGCTTATTCCACAAGACCGTGTCGGAGACAAAGTTTAGGATAATCAAGATCCTTCGGGTGCAGAACCCTTTCCTCTGGGAGAAGTACAAGAG GAAGAAGGAGTACATGTCCCGGCGTATGTCCGAGATGGACCGGCTGCTGAGCGAGCGCCACCTCTTCCACGGCACCTCAGCAGACGTGGTGGAAGGCATCTGCAAGCACAACTTTGACCCGCGCGTCTGCGGCAAACACGCCACCATGTTCGGCCAAGGCTCCTACTTTGCCCGCAAGGCCGTCTACTCACACAATTTCTCCAAGCGCTCACCCAAAGGAGTTCACTGCATGTTCTTGGCCAAAGTTCTCACTGGCAG GTTTACTGTAGGAAACCCTTCGATGCGGCGACCGCCCCCCATCAACCTCCGAGATCCCTCCAGTGACCTTTATGACTCCTGTGTGGACAACTGGGTGGATCCTCAGATCTACGTAATCTTCAACGATGACCAGAGCTACCCTTACTTTATCATTCATTACGAGGAGGTACCCAGCACTGTTGCCCTCTGA